From the Arvicola amphibius chromosome 2, mArvAmp1.2, whole genome shotgun sequence genome, one window contains:
- the Crhr2 gene encoding corticotropin-releasing factor receptor 2 isoform X2 has product MGAPGHPPSAQFLCLLCLLLLLQVVRPGQVPQDQPLWALLEQHCHRTTKLINFSGSYSYCNTTLDQIGTCWPQSTPGALVERPCPEYFNGIKYNTTRNAYRECLENGTWAARINYSHCEPILDDKRKYDLHYRIALIVNYLGHCVSVVALVAAFLLFLFLRSIRCLRNVIHWNLITTFILRNVTWFLLQLIDHEVHEGNEVWCRCITTIFNYFVVTNFFWMFVEGCYLHTAIVMTYSTEHLRKWLFLFIGWCIPCPIIIAWALGKLYYENEQCWFGKEPGDLVDYIYQGPIILVLLINFIFLFNIVRILMTKLRASTTSETIQYRKAVKATLVLLPLLGITYMLFFVNPGEDDLSQIVFIYFNSFLQSFQGFFVSVFYCFFNGEVRSALRKRWHRWQDHHSLRVPVARAMSFPTSPSRVSFHSIKQTAAV; this is encoded by the exons ATGGGGGCTCCAGGCCATCCTCCCAGTGCACAGTTCCTCTGCCTGCTTTGCCTGCTCCTACTGCTCCAG GTGGTCAGACCAGGCCAAGTGCCCCAGGACCAGCCCCTGTGGGCGCTTTTGGAACAGCACTGCCACAGGACAACGAAGCTCATCAACTTTTCCG GTTCCTACTCCTACTGCAACACGACCTTGGACCAGATCGGGACCTGCTGGCCCCAGAGCACGCCCGGGGCCCTAGTGGAGAGACCGTGTCCCGAGTACTTCAATGGCATCAAATACAACACGACCC GGAATGCCTACCGAGAATGCTTGGAGAATGGGACGTGGGCCGCAAGGATCAACTACTCACACTGTGAACCCATTTTGGATGACAAG AGGAAGTACGACCTGCATTACCGAATCGCCCTCATTGTCAACTACCTAGGCCACTGTGTTTCCGTGGTGGCCCTAGTGGCTgctttcctgctcttcctgttcCTGCG GAGCATTCGCTGCCTGCGGAATGTGATCCACTGGAACCTCATCACCACCTTCATCCTGAGGAACGTCACGTGGTTCCTGCTGCAGCTCATTGACCACGAAGTTCACGAAGGCAATGAG GTCTGGTGCCGCTGCATCACCACCATCTTTAACTACTTCGTGGTCACCAACTTCTTCTGGATGTTTGTTGAGGGCTGCTACCTGCACACTGCCATCGTCATGACGTACTCCACGGAGCACCTGCGCAAGTGGCTCTTCCTCTTCATTGGATGGT GCATACCCTGCCCTATCATCATCGCCTGGGCGCTCGGCAAACTCTACTATGAGAATGAACA GTGCTGGTTTGGCAAGGAACCTGGTGACTTGGTGGACTACATCTACCAGGGCCCCATCATCCTCGTGCTCCTG atcaattttatattcctcttcaACATCGTCAGGATCCTGATGACAAAATTACGAGCCTCAACCACATCCGAGACAATCCAGTACAG GAAGGCAGTGAAGGCCACCCTGGTCCTCCTCCCCCTGCTGGGCATCACCTACATGCTCTTCTTTGTCAACCCTGGGGAGGACGACCTGTCACAGATTGTGTTCATCTATTTCAACTCTTTCCTGCAGTCTTTCCAG ggtttctttgtgtctgtcttctaTTGCTTCTTCAATGGAGAG GTGCGCTCAGCCCTGAGGAAGAGATGGCACCGCTGGCAGGACCATCACTCCCTCCGAGTGCCTGTGGCCCGCGCTATGTCCTTCCCCACATCCCCCAGCAGGGTCAGCTTCCACAGCATCAAGCAGACAGCAGCTGTGTGA
- the Crhr2 gene encoding corticotropin-releasing factor receptor 2 isoform X1 — protein MGAPGHPPSAQFLCLLCLLLLLQVVRPGQVPQDQPLWALLEQHCHRTTKLINFSGSYSYCNTTLDQIGTCWPQSTPGALVERPCPEYFNGIKYNTTRNAYRECLENGTWAARINYSHCEPILDDKQRKYDLHYRIALIVNYLGHCVSVVALVAAFLLFLFLRSIRCLRNVIHWNLITTFILRNVTWFLLQLIDHEVHEGNEVWCRCITTIFNYFVVTNFFWMFVEGCYLHTAIVMTYSTEHLRKWLFLFIGWCIPCPIIIAWALGKLYYENEQCWFGKEPGDLVDYIYQGPIILVLLINFIFLFNIVRILMTKLRASTTSETIQYRKAVKATLVLLPLLGITYMLFFVNPGEDDLSQIVFIYFNSFLQSFQGFFVSVFYCFFNGEVRSALRKRWHRWQDHHSLRVPVARAMSFPTSPSRVSFHSIKQTAAV, from the exons ATGGGGGCTCCAGGCCATCCTCCCAGTGCACAGTTCCTCTGCCTGCTTTGCCTGCTCCTACTGCTCCAG GTGGTCAGACCAGGCCAAGTGCCCCAGGACCAGCCCCTGTGGGCGCTTTTGGAACAGCACTGCCACAGGACAACGAAGCTCATCAACTTTTCCG GTTCCTACTCCTACTGCAACACGACCTTGGACCAGATCGGGACCTGCTGGCCCCAGAGCACGCCCGGGGCCCTAGTGGAGAGACCGTGTCCCGAGTACTTCAATGGCATCAAATACAACACGACCC GGAATGCCTACCGAGAATGCTTGGAGAATGGGACGTGGGCCGCAAGGATCAACTACTCACACTGTGAACCCATTTTGGATGACAAG CAGAGGAAGTACGACCTGCATTACCGAATCGCCCTCATTGTCAACTACCTAGGCCACTGTGTTTCCGTGGTGGCCCTAGTGGCTgctttcctgctcttcctgttcCTGCG GAGCATTCGCTGCCTGCGGAATGTGATCCACTGGAACCTCATCACCACCTTCATCCTGAGGAACGTCACGTGGTTCCTGCTGCAGCTCATTGACCACGAAGTTCACGAAGGCAATGAG GTCTGGTGCCGCTGCATCACCACCATCTTTAACTACTTCGTGGTCACCAACTTCTTCTGGATGTTTGTTGAGGGCTGCTACCTGCACACTGCCATCGTCATGACGTACTCCACGGAGCACCTGCGCAAGTGGCTCTTCCTCTTCATTGGATGGT GCATACCCTGCCCTATCATCATCGCCTGGGCGCTCGGCAAACTCTACTATGAGAATGAACA GTGCTGGTTTGGCAAGGAACCTGGTGACTTGGTGGACTACATCTACCAGGGCCCCATCATCCTCGTGCTCCTG atcaattttatattcctcttcaACATCGTCAGGATCCTGATGACAAAATTACGAGCCTCAACCACATCCGAGACAATCCAGTACAG GAAGGCAGTGAAGGCCACCCTGGTCCTCCTCCCCCTGCTGGGCATCACCTACATGCTCTTCTTTGTCAACCCTGGGGAGGACGACCTGTCACAGATTGTGTTCATCTATTTCAACTCTTTCCTGCAGTCTTTCCAG ggtttctttgtgtctgtcttctaTTGCTTCTTCAATGGAGAG GTGCGCTCAGCCCTGAGGAAGAGATGGCACCGCTGGCAGGACCATCACTCCCTCCGAGTGCCTGTGGCCCGCGCTATGTCCTTCCCCACATCCCCCAGCAGGGTCAGCTTCCACAGCATCAAGCAGACAGCAGCTGTGTGA
- the Crhr2 gene encoding corticotropin-releasing factor receptor 2 isoform X3 — translation MDSALLHSLLEANCSLALAEELLLDGWGLPPDPEGSYSYCNTTLDQIGTCWPQSTPGALVERPCPEYFNGIKYNTTRNAYRECLENGTWAARINYSHCEPILDDKQRKYDLHYRIALIVNYLGHCVSVVALVAAFLLFLFLRSIRCLRNVIHWNLITTFILRNVTWFLLQLIDHEVHEGNEVWCRCITTIFNYFVVTNFFWMFVEGCYLHTAIVMTYSTEHLRKWLFLFIGWCIPCPIIIAWALGKLYYENEQCWFGKEPGDLVDYIYQGPIILVLLINFIFLFNIVRILMTKLRASTTSETIQYRKAVKATLVLLPLLGITYMLFFVNPGEDDLSQIVFIYFNSFLQSFQGFFVSVFYCFFNGEVRSALRKRWHRWQDHHSLRVPVARAMSFPTSPSRVSFHSIKQTAAV, via the exons ATGGACTCGGCGCTGCTCCACAGCCTGCTGGAGGCCAACTGCAGCCTGGCGCTGGCCGAAGAGCTGCTACTGGACGGCTGGGGGCTGCCTCCGGACCCCGAGG GTTCCTACTCCTACTGCAACACGACCTTGGACCAGATCGGGACCTGCTGGCCCCAGAGCACGCCCGGGGCCCTAGTGGAGAGACCGTGTCCCGAGTACTTCAATGGCATCAAATACAACACGACCC GGAATGCCTACCGAGAATGCTTGGAGAATGGGACGTGGGCCGCAAGGATCAACTACTCACACTGTGAACCCATTTTGGATGACAAG CAGAGGAAGTACGACCTGCATTACCGAATCGCCCTCATTGTCAACTACCTAGGCCACTGTGTTTCCGTGGTGGCCCTAGTGGCTgctttcctgctcttcctgttcCTGCG GAGCATTCGCTGCCTGCGGAATGTGATCCACTGGAACCTCATCACCACCTTCATCCTGAGGAACGTCACGTGGTTCCTGCTGCAGCTCATTGACCACGAAGTTCACGAAGGCAATGAG GTCTGGTGCCGCTGCATCACCACCATCTTTAACTACTTCGTGGTCACCAACTTCTTCTGGATGTTTGTTGAGGGCTGCTACCTGCACACTGCCATCGTCATGACGTACTCCACGGAGCACCTGCGCAAGTGGCTCTTCCTCTTCATTGGATGGT GCATACCCTGCCCTATCATCATCGCCTGGGCGCTCGGCAAACTCTACTATGAGAATGAACA GTGCTGGTTTGGCAAGGAACCTGGTGACTTGGTGGACTACATCTACCAGGGCCCCATCATCCTCGTGCTCCTG atcaattttatattcctcttcaACATCGTCAGGATCCTGATGACAAAATTACGAGCCTCAACCACATCCGAGACAATCCAGTACAG GAAGGCAGTGAAGGCCACCCTGGTCCTCCTCCCCCTGCTGGGCATCACCTACATGCTCTTCTTTGTCAACCCTGGGGAGGACGACCTGTCACAGATTGTGTTCATCTATTTCAACTCTTTCCTGCAGTCTTTCCAG ggtttctttgtgtctgtcttctaTTGCTTCTTCAATGGAGAG GTGCGCTCAGCCCTGAGGAAGAGATGGCACCGCTGGCAGGACCATCACTCCCTCCGAGTGCCTGTGGCCCGCGCTATGTCCTTCCCCACATCCCCCAGCAGGGTCAGCTTCCACAGCATCAAGCAGACAGCAGCTGTGTGA
- the Crhr2 gene encoding corticotropin-releasing factor receptor 2 isoform X4, with protein MDSALLHSLLEANCSLALAEELLLDGWGLPPDPEGSYSYCNTTLDQIGTCWPQSTPGALVERPCPEYFNGIKYNTTRNAYRECLENGTWAARINYSHCEPILDDKRKYDLHYRIALIVNYLGHCVSVVALVAAFLLFLFLRSIRCLRNVIHWNLITTFILRNVTWFLLQLIDHEVHEGNEVWCRCITTIFNYFVVTNFFWMFVEGCYLHTAIVMTYSTEHLRKWLFLFIGWCIPCPIIIAWALGKLYYENEQCWFGKEPGDLVDYIYQGPIILVLLINFIFLFNIVRILMTKLRASTTSETIQYRKAVKATLVLLPLLGITYMLFFVNPGEDDLSQIVFIYFNSFLQSFQGFFVSVFYCFFNGEVRSALRKRWHRWQDHHSLRVPVARAMSFPTSPSRVSFHSIKQTAAV; from the exons ATGGACTCGGCGCTGCTCCACAGCCTGCTGGAGGCCAACTGCAGCCTGGCGCTGGCCGAAGAGCTGCTACTGGACGGCTGGGGGCTGCCTCCGGACCCCGAGG GTTCCTACTCCTACTGCAACACGACCTTGGACCAGATCGGGACCTGCTGGCCCCAGAGCACGCCCGGGGCCCTAGTGGAGAGACCGTGTCCCGAGTACTTCAATGGCATCAAATACAACACGACCC GGAATGCCTACCGAGAATGCTTGGAGAATGGGACGTGGGCCGCAAGGATCAACTACTCACACTGTGAACCCATTTTGGATGACAAG AGGAAGTACGACCTGCATTACCGAATCGCCCTCATTGTCAACTACCTAGGCCACTGTGTTTCCGTGGTGGCCCTAGTGGCTgctttcctgctcttcctgttcCTGCG GAGCATTCGCTGCCTGCGGAATGTGATCCACTGGAACCTCATCACCACCTTCATCCTGAGGAACGTCACGTGGTTCCTGCTGCAGCTCATTGACCACGAAGTTCACGAAGGCAATGAG GTCTGGTGCCGCTGCATCACCACCATCTTTAACTACTTCGTGGTCACCAACTTCTTCTGGATGTTTGTTGAGGGCTGCTACCTGCACACTGCCATCGTCATGACGTACTCCACGGAGCACCTGCGCAAGTGGCTCTTCCTCTTCATTGGATGGT GCATACCCTGCCCTATCATCATCGCCTGGGCGCTCGGCAAACTCTACTATGAGAATGAACA GTGCTGGTTTGGCAAGGAACCTGGTGACTTGGTGGACTACATCTACCAGGGCCCCATCATCCTCGTGCTCCTG atcaattttatattcctcttcaACATCGTCAGGATCCTGATGACAAAATTACGAGCCTCAACCACATCCGAGACAATCCAGTACAG GAAGGCAGTGAAGGCCACCCTGGTCCTCCTCCCCCTGCTGGGCATCACCTACATGCTCTTCTTTGTCAACCCTGGGGAGGACGACCTGTCACAGATTGTGTTCATCTATTTCAACTCTTTCCTGCAGTCTTTCCAG ggtttctttgtgtctgtcttctaTTGCTTCTTCAATGGAGAG GTGCGCTCAGCCCTGAGGAAGAGATGGCACCGCTGGCAGGACCATCACTCCCTCCGAGTGCCTGTGGCCCGCGCTATGTCCTTCCCCACATCCCCCAGCAGGGTCAGCTTCCACAGCATCAAGCAGACAGCAGCTGTGTGA